The Desulfobacterales bacterium genome contains a region encoding:
- a CDS encoding 4Fe-4S dicluster domain-containing protein, which produces MKWTSEAESAIVKVPYFIRNKVRSGIEKDATDAGKAEVTLVEVETAQKRHMDRIQSAIKGYQLDRCFGSNGCPNRANNSDNLIRKIEELLIEEDILSFLKYQVKDKIKFHHEMRISISECPNACSQPQIRDIGIIGVITPEITDKPCSDCRACIRSCPDSAITLEPADSENEDAPDYEDEEADDYQNGGSDDYHDKEADDYEDDGSDDYHDDEDDDYEDDDSETLENQVPVIDYGLCMRCGRCTRICPSGAIIPGKSGYRIQLGGKLGRHPQLAMELPGQFTEEEVLKVIQACIIFYKMNSRNGKRFASIFHESDYMKFVRIFGKADS; this is translated from the coding sequence ATGAAATGGACTTCCGAAGCAGAATCGGCAATCGTAAAAGTGCCTTATTTTATAAGAAACAAGGTCCGTTCAGGTATAGAAAAAGATGCCACTGATGCGGGTAAGGCCGAGGTGACCCTTGTCGAGGTAGAAACCGCACAAAAGCGGCATATGGATCGTATTCAATCGGCAATCAAGGGGTATCAGCTGGACAGGTGCTTCGGCTCTAATGGCTGTCCGAACCGGGCTAATAACAGCGACAATTTGATTCGAAAAATTGAAGAGCTGCTGATAGAAGAAGATATTCTGAGTTTCCTGAAATACCAGGTCAAAGACAAGATCAAATTTCATCATGAAATGCGGATCAGTATCTCGGAATGCCCCAATGCCTGTTCACAGCCTCAAATCAGGGATATCGGAATCATCGGCGTCATCACGCCTGAAATAACTGACAAACCCTGTTCTGATTGCAGGGCTTGTATCAGAAGTTGCCCTGATTCAGCCATCACCCTGGAGCCTGCGGACAGTGAAAATGAAGACGCCCCGGATTATGAAGACGAAGAAGCCGATGATTACCAAAACGGCGGCTCAGATGATTATCATGACAAGGAAGCCGATGATTACGAAGACGATGGCTCAGATGATTATCATGACGATGAAGATGATGATTACGAAGACGATGACTCAGAAACTCTTGAAAATCAGGTACCTGTAATTGATTACGGGCTTTGCATGCGATGCGGCCGATGCACCCGAATCTGTCCATCAGGGGCGATTATCCCCGGCAAAAGCGGTTACAGGATTCAGCTGGGCGGAAAACTGGGCCGGCATCCCCAGTTAGCCATGGAATTGCCCGGCCAGTTCACGGAAGAAGAGGTATTAAAGGTTATCCAGGCCTGCATTATTTTCTATAAAATGAACAGCCGGAATGGAAAACGGTTTGCGTCAATTTTCCACGAATCCGATTACATGAAGTTTGTCCGTATCTTCGGAAAGGCAGATTCATAA